In Spirochaetales bacterium, the sequence GCGAACGAAGGTTCAGCATCACTTCGGGGAGGTATTCTTTACATCGATTTACTACCAAACCAGTGACTTTACAACTACCATAAAAGACGAACAATTACAAGTTGTCAATGCTCCATAAAAAAAATACATTTTTCATGTTGAGTCGCCTTCTTCGCACGAAGAATCGGTACATATATATCAGAGAAGGATACGGCGAGATTGTATTTCCGATTCCACCGGATGGACATATACCACTAACCTCCGGTGATTTCTCGGGACTGCGAAATTGCGTGGTCAGCGGCAGGAGATGAAAAACCCGAATCCAATACCGGCCAGCGTCGAGGCGACAATGACAAGACCGATATAAACTAATGTCTTTTTAAGACCAAGCTCGCCCCCGATGACAAGCATTGACGGAAGCGACAAAGACGGTCCCGAGAGGAGCAGCGCAAGCGCCGGCCCTTTGGCCATACCGGCACCAAGGAGTCCCTGCATGATCGGTACCTCCGTCAGCGTGGCGAAATACATCAAAGCGCCGGAAATGGAGGCAATAAGATTGGAAAGCAGCGAGTTGTCACCCACAAGATTTGCTACCCATTCTTCGGGGATCAAGGCTGCGTGCCCCGGTCTTCCCAGGAGAAACCCCGCGACCATGACGCCGCCGAAAAGCAACGGCAGAATCTGTAAGGCGAAATCCCTTGTGGCGGCCGCCCACTCCTTTAATTCGTCTTTTTTAAACCAGAGGAAAAGAGAAACAACAAGAACAATCGCGAATGCACCTGTTATAAAATATCTGGCGTTGAAAATAAAGTCCCAGACAGGCAATTGTCCTTTGGATGGCGCCCAGTTGATAAAAACAAGGATGCCGACCATTGAGAACAGATAAACGGCATGCTTCCATAACGGCCTTCCGTCATCCTCGAAGGAATGAAACATCTTCTCATCGGTTAATCTTTTCTCGTCTTCTTTCCTGAAAATCAGGTGCATGGAAAAACCGATAACAAATGCAAATATCACAGCTCCGGCGGCGCGGGCAATACCGATTTCAGCACCCAGGACTTTGGCGGTAAGGACGATTGCCAGGATATTGATGGCCGGCCCGGAATAAAGAAATGAAACGGCCGGGCCTATTCCCGCGCCTTTTTTATAGATTCCTTTGAATAAAGGCAGGACCGTACATGAACAAACGGCCAATACGGCGCCGGAGACTGAAGCGACGGAATAAGCGACAACCTTGTTTGCTTTTGGCCCCAGGTATGTTATCACCGACTGCCGGTTCAGAAACACCATGATGGCACCTGCGATGAAAAAGGCCGGTACAAGGCAGAGAAGAACATGTTGATGCGCGTATTCGGCCAGCATCAGGAAGGATTCCTGTATGGCCGAACTTACTTTGGGGTGTGAAAAGGGAACAAAAAAAGCAAAGAGGAATATTCCCGCAAGAATAAGCAGTTTCACATTCGGATGCCTGTACCATTTTTCAGTCATGCTGCATTTCCTTTTGTATGAAATCCTTGATCTGCTCGGGCGTCAGTATCTTGCCGGCGCTTTTTACATTGTTGTCGATCGCAAGACCCGGTGTCATCAGGATCCCGTACTCCATGATCTCGTTCAAGTCGGTGACTTTTTCAATCTCGAAGTCACCATCGAGTTCCGCGATGGCTTTCCGTGCATTCTCTTCGAGTTTTTTACATTTTGGGCATCCGGTTCCCAGTATTTGTATTTTCATGTAATGTCTCCTTTCAATTTCTCGATCTTTTATCGGCGGCAGTATTGTGATCGATTCCATAGCTATATGGTAAAATAGCCAAAGATAAATATTCTGTCAAGAATTCTCTTGACTTATTATGCTATTTCTGGCAATTTAGCCATAAAGAAATTATCATGACCGAAAACGAAAAACACAGAAGTGAAGCCCGTGCAAAAATATTGAAAGCCCTGGCGCATCCTTCCAGGATGTTTATCGTCGAGAAAATCAGGGGAAAACCACATTGCGTCTGCGAGCTTGCCGAAATGATCGGGATCGACCAGTCCACGACGTCCAAGCACCTGTCTGTTTTAAAGAATGCGGGTATTATTGAAGACAGAAAAGAAGGAACGACCGTTTATTATTCATTGAGATGCGGGTGCATCATGGATTTTATCGGATGTATTGAACATGTCATCCGGATGAATCTGGAAAGGGATTATAAATTCCTGAAAAGTGTTGGAAAAAATGGATAAAAAATATGTCTGTTGTTTCTCTGTACCGGCAATCCCTTCCGGAACCGGATGGCGGAAGGCTGGACTCGTACGCTATAAGGAGATCGGATTGATGTATTTTCCGCCGGTATTGAAACCATGGATATGAAGAAAAAGATCATAGAAGTGATTGACCTCAAACGCCACTTCCTCCTGCTCAACCGGCACGAAGGGCTGGCCGGCGCGTTCCGGGACCTCTTCTCCCGGGATTACCGGACCGTCAGGGCGGTTGACGGCATATCGTTTTCCGTGGACACGGGCGAAATCGTCGGGTTCATCGGACCGAACGGGGCGGGTAAATCCACCACCATCAAGCTGCTCACCGGCGTGCTCAAGCCCACCGCAGGCACCGTGACGGCGGATTCATTCACACCGTTCAGGGACAGAAGACGGTACGTGGCCAATATCGGCGTGGTGCTGGGGCAGCGCTCCCAACTCTGGTGGAACCTGCCGGTGATAGAATCGTTTAAAGTCCTCAAGGATATCTATGGTGTTCCGGAAGAGACATACCGGGCGAACCTGGACCGGTTCAACGAGCTGATCGACGTGAAGCAATATTACGGCACCCCCGTGCGCAAGCTTTCCCTGGGCCAGAAAACCATTTGCGACATCGCGGCCGCCTTCCTCCACAGTCCCCGGCTCATCTTTCTGGACGAACCCACCATCGGGCTGGACGTCTCGGTCAAGAAAAGCGTCCGCGCCATTATCCGCTCCCTGAACAGGGATCTGGGAACCACCGTCATCCTCACCACCCACGACATCGGCGACATTGAAAACCTCTGCCCGCGCATCATCCTCATCGACAAGGGGAAAATCATATACGACGGGCCCACGGCGCGGTTCAACAAAACCTTCGGTTCCTATCGAACGCTGCGCCTGGACATCATGAACCTGTCGGGCAAAGAGAGGAAATCACTGGAAGGGACGGTGCATGGACGCTTCCCCTGCCGGGAACCGATCGCGGTCAATCCGAATGACGACGGCTGGGTGAGCCTCACCCTGAACCAGGACGAGGTGAACCTTATCGACGTCCTGAACTATTGCCTTAAAACGTACCAGGTAAAGGACGTCAAGATCGAAGAAATCTCACTGGAGGAGGTCATTATCAGGGCTTACGAGGGCGCGCTGGCATGAGGAGGTACATCGCTCTCATCCGCAACACCTTCATCGGTTCGCTCTTTTTCCGGATGGATTTTTTCTTCAGGATCCTGGGCAGCCTGGTCGGCGTTTTTGTGGTGTACTATCTCTGGCGGGCCGTCTATGCGGGAAGCGGCGGCAGCCTGAACGGCCTGGCCTTTCTGCAGGCCTTCGCCTACGTTGCGGTAAGCGGGTCCATCTTCTCCATGATCAGCACGGGGGTGGACTGGGAAATGGGCCTTGGCATCAGCCGCGGCAATATCGTCATGCATCTCTACCTTCCCATGGACCTGCAGCTGTTGATGATGTTCAGATCATTGGGGATTTTTTTCTTCCGCATCATTTTCATCGGGGCGCCCATGCTTCTTTTCATCATCTTCATGTTCGGGGTCCCCATTCTTCCGGGACTCAATGTTCTCTTTTTTATTTTCTCGCTCTTTTTTTCATTTCTGCTGGCGTTCAACATCGATTTCATGGCGGGCGTCTGCGGCTATTCCTTTGAATCGATCCTGGGTCTTAAAATCGTCAAGGACACGATCATCCTGTTCCTCTCGGGCGCCGTGGTTCCCCTGCCGTTTTTTCCCGTGCGCGTACAGGCCGTGCTCATGGTCCTGCCCTTCCAGGCCATGTTCTATACCCCGGTCACCCTCCTTCTGGGCGGCATGCCGGCGGGAGAATCCCTCGTTATGCTCCTCATCCAGGCGGGCTGGATCGGCTTTTTCACGGCGGCGGGCCGCCTCTTCCACCGCCGGATCATGGGTAAACTGACGGTAAGCGGAGGATAACCTGAGTGAAACGACTGTTCTACTATTTGCGAATCTACCGCCGCCTGACATCGCAGTACCTCAAGGACCGGTTGTCGTTCCAGACCGATTTTATTCTGGGTTCACTGGGGATGATGCTGAGCACCGCATCGGGATTTCTCTCCCTGCTCGTGATCTTCCGTACCATTACCAGCCTGGCCGGATGGGACCTCTACGAGATGCTCTTCCTCTACGGATTTTTCGGTCTGGCCTTCGCGCCCGTCGGGATCTTCTTCGACAAGTTCTGGTCGCTCTGGGGCCACCTGAACCGCGGCGATTTCATCCACTGCTATTTCAAACCCCTGAACACCATGTTCTATTATGTCTCCGACGTCATCGACATCAAGGCAATCGGGCACTTCACCGTCAATCTGTTCGTCACCATTTATGCCGCCGTCAATCTTTCCGTGGCATGGACGGCAATCAGGATGCTTTGCCTCGTCCCCCTGTACCTGGGCGCCGCGTTTACCTTCCTGGGTATCCGGATCATTGTCAGCTCCACCGCCTTCTGGCTTACCTATAATATTTCCCTCATGGATTTCACCCTGGGTCTGGAACGTTTTGCCCGTTACCCGCTCACCATCTTCGCCCGGCCGTTCCAGGTGGTGTTCGTCTACATTCTCCCTTACGCCTTCATCGCCTACGTGCCCGTCAATCATTTCCTGAAGAGCCCGGGACCGTCAGTCTCCTGGTTCATCACCCCGCTGGTCGGAGCGGGGGTGTTCGCCCTGGGCTGCCTTGTGTGGACCCTCGGCGTCAGACGATATACGGGGACGGGAACGTGAGGATGACCGGCGCGGCAGCAGGTACATGGCGCGTTTTAAGCTTGTATAAAGAGCGAATTCCGGCCTATAATACCCCTTGTCAACACAATGTATGGACCCGGTGCTTTATTGTATGTACCTCGACAAACCCATGAGAGATCATGTGCTGCTGCAAACAACCGCCCGGCTGAACCGTCCCTATGAAGACGAAAACGGCAGGCCGAAACCTTCCGGGTTTATTATTGATTTCGTGGGGATATTCGAAAATCTGGAAAAAGCATTACAGTTCGATTCCAATGATATTGAAGGGGTTGTAGAGGACATAGAGCTTTTAAAAGGCCGGTTTCAAGAACTTATTGCAGAAGTACGGAAAACATATCTTCCCATTATTGCCGGGAAAAAGAAAGACAAGCTGTATGAAGCGGTATTGGAATACTTTATGGAGGAATCTGTCAGAGAGGATTTTTATACCTTCTTCAGGGAATTATCGGAAATATATGACATAATCTCGCCGGACGCTTTCCTGCGTCCCTTTATCGACGATTATGAGACGACGGCGGAAATGTACCGGACTGTCAAAGAAAACTTTGAAAACAGGGTTGTATCCGGCAGGGAGTTTTCCCGCAAGACCGCCAAACTGGTGCAGGAACATACGGCAAGCGGTAAAATACAGAGTTCCCTCGAAGTGACGGAGATCAACGAAGAGCTGTTAAAAAAGATCGAAGAATCCAAAGCCTCTGATACTGAAAAAGTCTTTAACCTCATCAAGTCTATCAATAAGGCTGTGGCGGAATCCACAAGACAACCATATCTTATTTCAATAGGTGAAAAAGCCTGGGAAGTAGCGGAAAACTTCAAAAAACGTCAACAGGACACGATTGACGCCCTTGAAGAACTGAAAAACCTTATAAATGAAATCAATCAGGCCCGGCGGGAACAGGCGGAAAAAGACATTCCCGATGATGTGTTTTCGGTTTACTGGACTATGAAAACATACGGTGTGGAAGCCCCGGAAGAGAAGGCAAACCAAATGCTTACGGTCTTAAAGCAATATCCTTACTACAGTGACAGTGAAGCCCATGAACGGGAGATACGGAAAGAATTATATAAAGTTCTGTTAGGCTCCGGTTCCTATGATGACATGGCAGAAGCAAAAGAACTTGTCGAAAAGATACTCCGGGTGCTAAAAAGTGTGTGATATGGGCATTACCGAATTTAAAGCGAATGTACAGCGAATTTCTGCTGATATTGGAGTGCGGGTAAAGGAAATCCACATGCGGAAAATGAGCCGGAAGTGGGCAAGCTGTTCCTCAAAAGGCCGTCTTACCTTTGACCCGGCCTTGCTTAAGGAAACACCGGAGAAACGTATCGAGACAGTATTGCATGAGCTTCTGCACTTGCGTTATCCCAATCACGGCAGGATGTTTCAAAGGATGCTGGGGGTTTATAGGGAAAAATATCGATAAAAATATAACAGACCGTATGAAGAAAATTATGTCAGCGGGACGCACCATCAAAATATTTGTGAGAAGCGGGATAGTTTGTTCCGATAAAAGGCGGCATCACAGAGTGATTTTTCCTTGTCATAGACGCTTATATTCTCATCAATCTCTTGTGGTAATGTCGAAGCCACGAAACCTTCGGTCAAATCAGTCTTTTTCATTTTCATCGCGTGCTTCCTTGATGCAGCGCCGTGCGTTTTTGCCAAATCGTCCGCCCATGTCATAGATATCGTCCGACGTTATTTTTATATTCCATATATTCTTTAGAACATATGCTCTATTAATATTTTGAGTCCGATGACAATAAGTATCGTTCCGCCGATTC encodes:
- a CDS encoding ATP-binding cassette domain-containing protein; translation: MIEVIDLKRHFLLLNRHEGLAGAFRDLFSRDYRTVRAVDGISFSVDTGEIVGFIGPNGAGKSTTIKLLTGVLKPTAGTVTADSFTPFRDRRRYVANIGVVLGQRSQLWWNLPVIESFKVLKDIYGVPEETYRANLDRFNELIDVKQYYGTPVRKLSLGQKTICDIAAAFLHSPRLIFLDEPTIGLDVSVKKSVRAIIRSLNRDLGTTVILTTHDIGDIENLCPRIILIDKGKIIYDGPTARFNKTFGSYRTLRLDIMNLSGKERKSLEGTVHGRFPCREPIAVNPNDDGWVSLTLNQDEVNLIDVLNYCLKTYQVKDVKIEEISLEEVIIRAYEGALA
- a CDS encoding type I restriction endonuclease subunit R; the protein is MYLDKPMRDHVLLQTTARLNRPYEDENGRPKPSGFIIDFVGIFENLEKALQFDSNDIEGVVEDIELLKGRFQELIAEVRKTYLPIIAGKKKDKLYEAVLEYFMEESVREDFYTFFRELSEIYDIISPDAFLRPFIDDYETTAEMYRTVKENFENRVVSGREFSRKTAKLVQEHTASGKIQSSLEVTEINEELLKKIEESKASDTEKVFNLIKSINKAVAESTRQPYLISIGEKAWEVAENFKKRQQDTIDALEELKNLINEINQARREQAEKDIPDDVFSVYWTMKTYGVEAPEEKANQMLTVLKQYPYYSDSEAHEREIRKELYKVLLGSGSYDDMAEAKELVEKILRVLKSV
- a CDS encoding TM0996/MTH895 family glutaredoxin-like protein, translated to MKIQILGTGCPKCKKLEENARKAIAELDGDFEIEKVTDLNEIMEYGILMTPGLAIDNNVKSAGKILTPEQIKDFIQKEMQHD
- a CDS encoding M48 family metallopeptidase, yielding MGITEFKANVQRISADIGVRVKEIHMRKMSRKWASCSSKGRLTFDPALLKETPEKRIETVLHELLHLRYPNHGRMFQRMLGVYREKYR
- a CDS encoding ABC-2 family transporter protein, whose protein sequence is MKRLFYYLRIYRRLTSQYLKDRLSFQTDFILGSLGMMLSTASGFLSLLVIFRTITSLAGWDLYEMLFLYGFFGLAFAPVGIFFDKFWSLWGHLNRGDFIHCYFKPLNTMFYYVSDVIDIKAIGHFTVNLFVTIYAAVNLSVAWTAIRMLCLVPLYLGAAFTFLGIRIIVSSTAFWLTYNISLMDFTLGLERFARYPLTIFARPFQVVFVYILPYAFIAYVPVNHFLKSPGPSVSWFITPLVGAGVFALGCLVWTLGVRRYTGTGT
- a CDS encoding winged helix-turn-helix transcriptional regulator; protein product: MTENEKHRSEARAKILKALAHPSRMFIVEKIRGKPHCVCELAEMIGIDQSTTSKHLSVLKNAGIIEDRKEGTTVYYSLRCGCIMDFIGCIEHVIRMNLERDYKFLKSVGKNG
- a CDS encoding permease, with product MTEKWYRHPNVKLLILAGIFLFAFFVPFSHPKVSSAIQESFLMLAEYAHQHVLLCLVPAFFIAGAIMVFLNRQSVITYLGPKANKVVAYSVASVSGAVLAVCSCTVLPLFKGIYKKGAGIGPAVSFLYSGPAINILAIVLTAKVLGAEIGIARAAGAVIFAFVIGFSMHLIFRKEDEKRLTDEKMFHSFEDDGRPLWKHAVYLFSMVGILVFINWAPSKGQLPVWDFIFNARYFITGAFAIVLVVSLFLWFKKDELKEWAAATRDFALQILPLLFGGVMVAGFLLGRPGHAALIPEEWVANLVGDNSLLSNLIASISGALMYFATLTEVPIMQGLLGAGMAKGPALALLLSGPSLSLPSMLVIGGELGLKKTLVYIGLVIVASTLAGIGFGFFISCR